The Salvelinus fontinalis isolate EN_2023a unplaced genomic scaffold, ASM2944872v1 scaffold_0170, whole genome shotgun sequence nucleotide sequence cctctcagtctctaaaccactaggatacctgtcaccttgacagtgtgtctctctacctctcagtctctaaaccactaggatacatgtcaccttgacagtgtgtctctatacctcagtctctaaaccactaggatacctgtcaccttgacagtgtgtctctatacctctaagtctctaaaccactaggatacctgtcaccttgacagtgtgtctccacctctcagtctctaaaccactaggatacctgtcaccttgacagtgtgtctctgtacCTCTCAGTCTCTGAAGACACCCAGCCATGGTTAGGATTATTAGAGCAGCTTTTCCTGCTGAAAGCCAGTTTCATTTCATCTGGTTTCAGAGATAATGTATTGTATATGTCCATAACCCCGTCCACCTATAAGATGTGGGGATCTGTATGACTAAGAAGAGATACAAAGAACTCTGATTGTAAAACGTCTTCTctttttagtcctagatatgtctAGGGTTACTGCTGAATGTagtacctctaaccctgaccctagaccGAACAGTAATAACCACCCTGTAATGTAAAGTATTACCTCATTCTCAATGATCAGTCAATACATACAGTGTTAATTTCACCTACAGTATCAAGTTCCCTCCTCATTACAACCATGTATGAATTATTATAGACACTTATAATCAGTGTTATAACACATACGTGTATTATAAGGCATTATAAAGGTCATTAAAATAATTATAATATGTACTTCATAGAAACTGTTACCCTTCATATATTCTAACCACTATATTTCATTTATTCCATATTAAGGGTCCTAACCTGGGAACTAAAATATTTGTCTCCTTCTCGACGTTGCATgcagttctctctccctctctctctctctccctctctctctctctccctctctctaacccctccctctctctaacccctccctctctctaaccactccctctctctaatccctccctccttccctccctctaaaCTCACCTATCTGGCAGAACCAGAAAGGCCATACCTCCCAAAAACGAACTTCTGAGGAAACGAAACTGATCTGATTCTCTGTgtcgtctgtctgtgtgagagtgaaCAACCGTCCAAATGGCTCAACAGGGAGTTCTGCTGGACCAGGACCAGTTctgttgttctgtctgtctggatccACTGAAGGAATCAGTCACCATCCCCTGTGGACACAATTACTGTCGAATGTGTATTGAGGGATGCTGGGATCAGGATGTTCTGAAAGGGGTCTATAGCTGTCCTCAGTGCAGAGAGACCTTCACTCCAAGGCCAACTCTGAGGAAAAATAACATGTTGGCTGAGCTGATGGAGAAACTGAAGAAGACAGGACTCCAGACTGCTCCCCCTCCTGCTCTGTGCTATGCTGGACCTGGAGATGTGGCGTGTGATGTCTGCACTGGGACCAGAAAGCAGAAAGCCCTCATGTCCTGTCTGGTGTGTCTGGCCTCTTACTGTGAGACTCACCTCCAATCTCACTATGAATCTCCTGCTTTGAAGAAGCACAAGCTGGTCAAAGCCACCGCACAACTACAGGAGAAGATCTGCTCTCATCATGACAAACTGCTGGAGGTTTACTGTCGTACCGATCAGCAGTGTATCTGTTATCTGTGTACAATGGATGAacatatgtcacgttcctgacctgttttctgtttagttttgtgtgttagttggtcaggacgtgagtttgggtgggcattctatgttgtctgtttctatgttggtttagggttgcctggtatggctctcaattggaggcaggtgtttggcgttcctctaattgagagtcatatttaggtaggctgttcacaatgtttgtttgtgggtggttgtctcctgtgtctgtgtttatgttacaccatacgggattgtttcggtttgtttcgtgcgtttatgtagtctgttcctgtgtcagcgtgcttcgtgtatatgtaagtttgtttgttcaggtctgtctacatcgttttgttattttgttagttatatccagtatagttcgttttcgtctgtctattttgtttatttaataaatcattatgtcttcaaactccgctgcattttggttcaatccctgctcctcctcttcggatgaagaggaggaggaaaaccgttacagaaccacccaccgatccagaaccaagcggcgtgaattcgagcagtggcctgctacacaggaatcatggacttgggaggaaatattggacggtaaaggtccatgggcacagccaggagaatatcgccgtcccaaagctgagctggaggaagcgaaagcagagaggcggcgatatgaggaggcagcaagaagacgtggctggaaaccggagaatcaagcccaaaaccggagttatgaggggacgcgtcttgcacggaagcccgaaaagcccgtgagtaacacccaaaaatttcttgggtgtgggttaaggggttgtgggccaagggcaggtaggagacctgcgcccacttcccaggctaaccgtggagagcgggagtacggacagacaccgtgttacgcagtagagcgcacggtgtctcctgtacgtgtgcatagcccggtgtgggttattccacctccccgcactggtagggctagattgggcattgagccaggtgtcatgaggccggctcaacgcgtctggtctccagtgcgtctcctcgggccggcatacatggcacctgccttacgcatggtttccccggttcgcctacatagcccggtgcgggttattccacctccccgcactggtcgggcgaccgggagcattcaaccaggtaaggttgggcaggctcaatgctcaagagagccagtacgcctgcacggtccggtatttccggcgccacctccccgccccagcctagtacctacagtgcctacactacgcactaggctaccagtgcgtttccagagccctgttcctcttccacgcactctccctatagtgcgtgtatccagttcggtgcctccagttccggccccacgcactaagccacctgtgcgtctcctaagtcctgtacacactgtcacttctccccgtactagtcctgaggtgcgtgccctcagcccggtgccaccagtgccggtaccacgcaccaggtatagagtacgctttgagagtccagtgtgccctgtccctgctccccgcactagtatgaaggtgcgtgtccttagcccggtgcctccagttccggcaccacgcaccaggtctacagtgcgccttatccggccagagccatccgtctcctcagcgccatctgagccatccgtctccccagcgccatctgagccatccatctccccagcgccatctgagccatccgtctccccagcgccatctgagccatccgtctccccagcgccgtctgagccatccgtctgcaatgagcctgcaaagccgcccgtctgccatgagcctgcaaagccgcccgtctgccatgagcctacagagccgtccgccagacaggagccgctagagccgtccgccagacaggagccgctagagccgcccgtcagacaggatctgccagagccgccaaccagacaggatctgccagagccgccaaccagacaggatctgccagagccgccaaccagacaggatctgccagagccgtcaaccagacaggatctgccagagccgccaaccagacaggatctgccagagccgtcagcgagccatgagcagccagagccgtcagcgagccatgagcagccagagccgtcagcgagccatgagcagccagagccgtcagcgagccatgagcagccagagccgtcagagagccatgagcgtccagagctgtcagcctgccatgagcgtccagagccgtcagcctgccatgagcgtccagagccgtcagcctgccatgagcgtccagagccgtcagcctgccatgagcgtccagagccgtcagcctgccatgagcgtccagagccgtcagcctgccatgagcgtccagagccgtcagtcagccatgagctgtccctcagccagaagcggctagtaatcctgaactgcccctcagtccagagctgtctctctgtccggagctgcccttcagtccggagttgcccctctatcctgagctacctctctctcctgagctacctctctctcctaagcgatccctctgtcctgagctatccctatgtcctgagctaccttgtcccagagctgtccttgattctggtgttgcccctaaatttaggtggggttatttggagggtggtcattgtggggaggctaaggaagcggggattgattatggtggggtgggaaccacgCCCGGAGCctaagccaccaccgtggtcagatgcccacccagaccctcccctggactttttggtgatgcgttcggagtacgcatcttgaggggggggttatgtcacgttcctgacctgttttctgtttagttttgtgtgttagttggtcaggacgtgagtttgggtgggcattctatgttgtctgtttctatgttggtttagggttgcctggtatggctctcaattggaggcaggtgtttggcgttcctctaattgagagtcatatttaggtaggctgttcacaatgtttgtttgtgggtggttgtctcctgtgtctgtgtttatgttacaccatacgggattgtttcggtttgtttcgtgcgtttatgtagtctgttcctgtgtcagcgtgcttcgtgtatatgtaagttcgtttgttcaggtctgtctacatcgttttgttattttgttagttatatccagtatagttcgttttcgtctgtctattttgtttatttaataaatcattatgtcttcaaactccgctgcattttggttcaatccctgctcctcctcttcggatgaagaggaggaggaaaaccgttacaacaTAAAGGCCATGATACAGTGTCAGCTGCAGCAGAGAGGACTGAGAAACAGGTAAGACCAGAACAACTTGTTGGTGACTGTCTGATAAACAAATATTTATTCCAGGGGAGAACAAATATGAACACAAATCTTGATTGTATAGAAATGTTAACCCTGATTCTTCAAATGTATCACCATTTTATAGTCTGTTAGGTTCTGAACAGACAGAGTAAaaactcaaaccaagtttattcactcACTGGGTCATACAGCTGCAAAGACAATGTGATTACACAAGAACATATATTATAACCTCATACTAGGCATGATCAACTCCTTACACATCTAGACAGCCAATACATATCTGTTGCTAGGCAGGAACTGAATTGGTTCCTCTCAGTGGTGTAGTCATGGCCCTGTCTGATGCTTAAACCTTTGTGggtgtggacgtgtgtgtgtgtgagataggacTGTAGTAGGAGGGTCGTTGTGGTGGCTTGACCTCGAGACGAATTACTcgctcctccctagttctgcagctggcCTGTCTTATCAGAGACTAACTAGTCTGTTGAATTCCTggctcctccctagttctgcagctggcCTGTCTTATCAGAGACTGAAACTAGACTGTTGAATTCCTggctcctccctagttctgcagctggcCTGTCTTATTAAAGACTAACTAGACTGTTGAATTCCTgtctcctccctagttctgcagctggcctgccttatcagagaCTAACTAGACTGTTGAATTCCTggctcctccctagttctgcagctggcCTGTCTTATCAGAGACTGACTAGTCTGTTGAATTCCTgtctcctccctagttctgcagctggcCTGTCTTATCAGAGACTGACTGGTCTGTTGAATTCCTggctcctccctagttctgcagctggcctgccttatcagagaCTAACTAGACTGTTGAATTCCTggctcctccctagttctgcagctggcCTGTCTTATCAGAGACTGAAACTAGACGGTTGAATTCCTggctcctccctagttctgcagctggcctgccttatcagagaCTGAAACTAGTTGCCCTTTGTCTCCCTCTTTAGGAACATTGATATTTAACAATAACATGTTTGAACAGAATATTTCAGCACTTCCCCTTGTCTCTCTCGGTAACTTTCCATACACCAAGTTCCTATCCACCCGTCATTGACCCCAACATATACATTCCTTATACATGTAAAGTCATCAGTACGTTATAGTATGGTAACATCAATAAGTATATTTCTAGTTAGAATCCAACAAGTCAAACACCATTATCATTAGTTATCAAACAGCATTATCATTCGTTATCAAACACCCAATCAACTCCCTGATTTGTGTTCTGTTAAAACTATAATCATTCAcatgacaacataatgatataATTTCAGACAGACACTTCCTCAATATTTGTATCCGTGTCTTCTATGGGTCCTATGTCACATGACTATACTATTGATCTACTGGACTAATAAAGCTTGATAGCTCATTGAAGAGTGATTCTCCACAGAGGCAGCTGGGGATGAGTCAGCAGAAGGTCCAGCAGAGattccaggagagagagaaggagctgaAGGAGCTCCAACAGGCTCTGGAGTCTCTCAAGGTGAGTATTGTTGACCAGAGGGGAGACACCATATCACTTCTCTCCTccaatcagagagagggagaggggtcccTATCCAAAACAGGCTGTCTGGACCCCTTTCAGAGAATAGACTGTTTAATGTAACTGACGGGATATGAACCCAGGTCTACCGTGGGAGAAACCAACATCTTGACCATTACACCAAGAGGACATTCCCTATTGGACCGACACTGATTTAGAAGTAGCAGGCGGGGCTACCTCATCACATAACCATGAGTAACCATGACTGACTCATGTCCCCTATACATTAACAGGgagctctctctcaattcaattcaaagatctttattggcatgggaaacatatttaCTATGcaaaagcaaatgaaatagataataaacaatcatgaatgaacagtaaacattacacaacatttattttcaaaagcagagacatttcaaatgttataattCAAGTGGAAACAGAGTGAGTCGTGCGCCAGACTGAGTTCTGGAGGTGAAATGGAAATGAATGAGGGAGAGTTAAGTGAGGTAGAAGGTGTGGTGAAGAGCTCAGAACCAGAGAAGTATTTGGTCATAcgagatttgacttcagaagagttacagggtgtgttgagtggtggtgtcccgtcctcccaggtcgttggcatggtgcaggagcagatagggtcaaagtagtggaatggggtagtgggtttttaatgagtgtagggttagttggcatggtgcaggagcagatagggtcaaagttgtggaatggggtagtgggttttaatgtgtagggttagttgtcatggtgcaggagcagatagggtcaaagtagtggaatggggcagtgggtttttaatgagtgtagggttagttgtcatggtgcaggagcagatagggtcaaagtagtggaatggggtagtgggtttttaatgagtgtagggttagttgtcatggtgcaggagcagatagggtcaaagtagtggaatggggtagtgggtttttaatgagtgtagggttagttggcatggtgcaggagcagatagggtcaaagtagtggaatggggtagtggatttttaatgagtgtagggttagttggcatggtgcaggagcagatagggtcaaagtagtggaatggggtagtgggtGGGGATGAATGGGGAGCTGACAGACAATCGTTGATGGATATTTATAGAGCTCATTACAGGTGTATAGTTTATGGAACAGCAGCAAAGACTTGTCTTCAGAAGCTGGACAGAATCCAGTATATAGCTTTAAGGATATGTATTGGTGCATTTAAATCAACATCTGTATGTGTCTTACTAGTGGAGGCAGGTGAGATTCCGTGAGatccctactgtacctactgtctctctctctgtgtctctctctctctctctgtctctctctctctgtctctctctctctctctctctctctctctctctcttaacagCGCTCTGCACAGGCAGCAGTGGAGGACAGTGATCAGATCTTTACTGAGCTGATCCGCTCCATTGAGAGAAGGAGCTCTGAGGTGAAGGAGCTGATCAGAGCCCTAGAGAAGGCTCAAGTGAGTCAAGCTGAAGGACTCCTGGAGCAACTGAAGCAGGAGATAGCTGAGCTGAGGAAGAGAAGCACTGAGCTggagcagctctcacacacagaggATCACATCCATTTCCTCCAGGTAACTAAGCTGTCTTGTTACATGTGATATGAAATTAACTTCATGTGAAACTATTCATctacatcattatgttgtcctgtctgtctctctctctctgtctctctctatgtgtgtctctctccagagTTACAAGTCTCTCTCCAGTATCAGTGTATCTTCAGACTTACCCAGCATCGTTGTCCGTCCTCTTCAGTACTTTGGAGATGTGAGTAAGTCTGTgtctgaactgagagagaaactaGAAGACTTCCTTAAAGGAGAATGGACCAAGATCTCCACTACAGGTGTGTTGAAAACAATAAGAACATCAACTTTAGACCATTGAAAGTTCCCTACTAGTCATATACATGTGGAATATGGTCTGATGAtaacattccctctctctgtcaatgtgtttgtgtgtctgtagtgaATATAGTGGATGTTGTACTGCCTCCAGAGCCCAAGACCAGAGAACAGTTGTTACAATGTGAGTCTCTTTATTGTGAAGTAACTAACAGTCTCTTTTTACTGACACTCCTAACAATCCCTCTAGAAATATATAGCAATAGTAGATCTAATCAAAGACTGGGTATCTATTTGACTGCTCATTTTTCTCTGATTTGATCTCTGCTGTGCTCTAATCAAAGACAGGGTAGATACAGTATCTGACTTAACTTATTGTTCTGACTCCCCTCATTGCTGTCCTGTCAGctcacactggacccaaacacagcacacacactcctctctctgtctgaagggAACAGAAAGGTGAAACGTACACGCCAAGTCCAACCATATCCTGACCATCCAGACAGATTCACCAACAACTACTGTCAGGttctgtgtagagagggtctgtctGGACGCTTTTACTGGGAGGTGGAGTGGACTGGGGAGTGGGTTAAAACAGCAGTCTCATATAAAGACATCAGCagaacagggacagatagtggATTTGGACACAATAACAAGTCCTGGAGTTTAAAGTACTATAGTGGTGATTATTGTTTCAGACACAATCATGTTGAGACTAAAGTATCAGGCCCTCAGTCCTCCAGAGTAGGAGTGTACCTGGATCACAAGGCAGGTACTCTGTCCTTCTACAGTGTCTCTGACACAATGACCCTCCTCCACAGAGTCCAGACCACATTCACTCAGCCCCTCTATCCTGGATTTCATCTCAATGGTactgctgagctggttaaactgtagtagggtccacatagatactattcatgctggtgtagtctatagctgagctggttaaactgtagttgGGTCCACagagatactagtcatgctggtgtagtctatagctgagctggttaaactgtagtagggtccacatatatactagtcatgctggtgtagtatatagatgagctggttaaactgtagtagggtccacatagatactagtcatgctggtgtagtctatag carries:
- the LOC129844076 gene encoding tripartite motif-containing protein 16-like, which produces MAQQGVLLDQDQFCCSVCLDPLKESVTIPCGHNYCRMCIEGCWDQDVLKGVYSCPQCRETFTPRPTLRKNNMLAELMEKLKKTGLQTAPPPALCYAGPGDVACDVCTGTRKQKALMSCLVCLASYCETHLQSHYESPALKKHKLVKATAQLQEKICSHHDKLLEVYCRTDQQCICYLCTMDEHKGHDTVSAAAERTEKQLDSSLKSDSPQRQLGMSQQKVQQRFQEREKELKELQQALESLKRSAQAAVEDSDQIFTELIRSIERRSSEVKELIRALEKAQVSQAEGLLEQLKQEIAELRKRSTELEQLSHTEDHIHFLQSYKSLSSISVSSDLPSIVVRPLQYFGDVSKSVSELREKLEDFLKGEWTKISTTVNIVDVVLPPEPKTREQLLQWSCQLTLDPNTAHTLLSLSEGNRKVKRTRQVQPYPDHPDRFTNNYCQVLCREGLSGRFYWEVEWTGEWVKTAVSYKDISRTGTDSGFGHNNKSWSLKYYSGDYCFRHNHVETKVSGPQSSRVGVYLDHKAGTLSFYSVSDTMTLLHRVQTTFTQPLYPGFHLNGTAELVKL